In Apium graveolens cultivar Ventura chromosome 10, ASM990537v1, whole genome shotgun sequence, the following are encoded in one genomic region:
- the LOC141689790 gene encoding uncharacterized protein LOC141689790 isoform X1, with translation MEAPSGVASARGVSLPMQSARKEWRAVPEQNSSNEDLLRSKLRQSDERLIFEVQQPVDVDFCSITIDGSMDNELQQRLRSVVKQKEELQHIETELRSELIARSQIIALQSTYDSQIKEHVNANVKLQEQLRDMEQGMHELEREIEVKERELHAIRLDTQAVWAKDDLLREQNKELANFRRERDNLEAERAQHLKQIHDFQEHIQEKERQLMELQEQHRVVQETVIFKDEQLREAQTWITRAQEMDALQTSTNQTLQAELRERVEQYNQLWMNCQRQFTELVHTIQALQIELAELRERSGTYSDESRASQSNLKDASQSGNNNGSQLDTGGNAQVRESSTLPNGKLENDSSMSQGTASGQAGQTNHVAAVPIVPQSLVQVPTYLAGQVAALHPYVMHQQAVQQSVSSHVAQSHTAHFQSVPAMSSLQHWQNQQAALEGPHMPAQEQYPSSQNEQILLRAENSHDYKVPVNGKPSQTEYIDAQINQGLEPHAVVPTLNEGAQVLESIGKHYIIDPQSHNLQQLSSQFQEGLTLDSLKHNSEREKNINTLGNFEAQVSMTKQPNAKISQEPVTKNIFMENDGANVMLPSESPVSTEEKSKLVEKSSEITFLDEGSLLRCIVRTIPPNGRIRISSTLPNRLGKMLSPLHWHDYKKSYGKLDDFVGSHPELFVIEGDYIQLKEGAQEIIAATAAFAKVKAAASATSSHSSLLPSVAVTPMAQPHRLKREHATSRPGNHTENHLHAQLMNGVSYAVGAVSTVKILSKSKDIAEFSSTEMRSQLPTQFTSGNGATIDRSDAVGSQIRGSVRGRANSNFVVKQQDRTSGTSSNSRR, from the exons ATGGAGGCACCTAGCGGTGTCGCATCCGCACGCGGCGTGTCTCTACCGATGCAATCGGCTCGAAAAGAGTGGCGAGCTGTTCCCGAACAAAACTCTAGCAATGAG GATTTGCTAAGATCAAAGTTAAGGCAATCTGATGAAAGATTGATTTTTGAG GTACAGCAACCGGTTGATGTGGATTTTTGTTCGATTACGATTGATGGAAGTATGGATAATGAGTTGCAGCAGCGGCTTCGGTCGGTAGTTAAGCAAAAGGAGGAGTTGCAGCATATTGAGACGGAGCTTAGGTCAGAGCTTATTGCACGATCGCAGATTATAGCGTTGCAGAGTACTTATGATTCACAGATTAAGGAGCATGTCAATGCCAATGTCAAGCTTCAA GAGCAATTACGGGATATGGAGCAGGGTATGCATGAACTTGAAAGGGAGATTGAAGTGAAGGAAAGAGAGCTGCATGCAATCAGATTAGATACTCAAGCG GTTTGGGCGAAAGATGATCTTCTCAGAGAACAAAACAAAGAACTGGCAAATTTTAG GAGAGAACGTGATAATTTAGAGGCTGAAAGAGCACAGCATCTTAAGCAAATCCATGATTTTCAAGAGCACATTCAGGAAAAAGAGCGGCAGTTGATGGAGTTGCAAGAACAG CATAGAGTTGTGCAGGAAACTGTAATTTTTAAAGATGAACAATTAAGGGAGGCACAAACATGGATTACGCGAGCCCAGGAAATGGATGCGTTGCAAACTAGTACAAACCAAACCTTACAAGCTGAACTTCGAGAGCGTGTTGAACAGTATAATCAGTTGTGGATGAATTGCCAAAGACAG TTTACCGAGCTTGTGCATACCATACAAGCACTTCAGATCGAGCTGGCAGAACTAAGAGAAAGAAGTGGAACTTACTCTGATGAATCACGTGCTTCCCAGTCTAACTTAAAGGATGCTTCTCAGTCAGGAAACAACAATGGAAGCCAACTGGACACAGGTGGGAATGCTCAAGTTCGTGAATCCAGCACTCTTCCTAATGGTAAACTGGAGAATGATTCATCCATGTCCCAAGGGACTGCTTCTGGACAGGCTGGTCAG ACCAATCATGTTGCTGCTGTTCCTATTGTTCCTCAGTCGCTAGTTCAGGTGCCCACCTATCTCGCTGGGCAAGTGGCTGCTTTGCATCCTTATGTTATGCATCAACAAGCGGTGCAACAATCTGTTTCTTCACATGTTGCTCAGTCTCATACTGCACATTTTCAGTCAGTACCAGCAATGTCATCTCTACAGCATTGGCAGAATCAACAG GCTGCATTAGAAGGTCCACATATGCCAGCTCAGGAACAATATCCCTCATCACAGAATGAACAAATTTTGCTTAGAGCAGAAAATAGTCATGACTATAAAGTTCCTGTAAATGGGAAACCTAGCCAGACAGAGTACATCGATGCTCAAATCAATCAAGGGCTAGAACCTCATGCTGTAGTTCCAACCTTGAATGAGGGAGCACAG GTTCTGGAATCCATTGGTAAACACTACATTATAGATCCTCAATCTCATAACTTGCAACAGTTATCTTCCCAGTTTCAAGAGGGTTTAACATTGGATTCTCTGAAGCATAATAGCGAGCGCGAG AAGAATATTAACACTTTGGGAAATTTTGAGGCCCAAGTTTCTATGACCAAACAACCTAATGCTAAAATATCTCAAGAACCAGTGACAAAGAATATTTTTATGGAGAATGACGGTGCTAATGTAATGTTACCTTCTGAATCTCCCGTCTCAACTGAAGAGAAGTCAAAACTTGTTGAAAAGAGCTCAGAAATTACTTTTCTTGATGAAGGATCATTGTTGCGCTGCATTGTTCGCACAATTCCACCCAATGGTAGAATCAGGATTAGTTCTACG CTACCCAACAGGCTTGGAAAAATGCTTTCACCTTTACATTGGCATGATTACAAGAAAAGTTACGGAAAACTTGATGACTTTGTTGGAAGTCATCCTGAA CTGTTTGTAATTGAAGGTGACTATATCCAGCTTAAAGAAGGCGCTCAAGAGATAATTGCTGCTACTGCAGCTTTTGCGAAAGTTAAAGCAGCTGCTTCTGCAACATCATCGCACTCCTCCCTCTTGCCTTCTGTTGCTGTCACTCCCATGGCTCAGCCACACCGATTAAAAAGGGAGCATGCAACCTCCCGACCTGGAAACCATACTGAAAATCATTTACATGCTCAGCTTATGAATGGTGTTTCATATGCTGTTGGAGCTGTTTCaacagtgaaaattttaagcaAATCGAAAGATATTGCGGAATTTAGTAGCACAGAAATGAGATCTCAGTTGCCTACGCAGTTCACTTCCGGAAATGGAGCGACTATAGATAGATCTGATGCAGTTGGTTCTCAAATCAGGGGTTCAGTCAGGGGCAGGGCTAATTCTAATTTTGTTGTGAAGCAGCAGGACAG GACAAGTGGAACATCTTCGAACTCAAGAAGATA G
- the LOC141689790 gene encoding uncharacterized protein LOC141689790 isoform X3, with translation MEAPSGVASARGVSLPMQSARKEWRAVPEQNSSNEDLLRSKLRQSDERLIFEQPVDVDFCSITIDGSMDNELQQRLRSVVKQKEELQHIETELRSELIARSQIIALQSTYDSQIKEHVNANVKLQEQLRDMEQGMHELEREIEVKERELHAIRLDTQAVWAKDDLLREQNKELANFRRERDNLEAERAQHLKQIHDFQEHIQEKERQLMELQEQHRVVQETVIFKDEQLREAQTWITRAQEMDALQTSTNQTLQAELRERVEQYNQLWMNCQRQFTELVHTIQALQIELAELRERSGTYSDESRASQSNLKDASQSGNNNGSQLDTGGNAQVRESSTLPNGKLENDSSMSQGTASGQAGQTNHVAAVPIVPQSLVQVPTYLAGQVAALHPYVMHQQAVQQSVSSHVAQSHTAHFQSVPAMSSLQHWQNQQAALEGPHMPAQEQYPSSQNEQILLRAENSHDYKVPVNGKPSQTEYIDAQINQGLEPHAVVPTLNEGAQVLESIGKHYIIDPQSHNLQQLSSQFQEGLTLDSLKHNSEREKNINTLGNFEAQVSMTKQPNAKISQEPVTKNIFMENDGANVMLPSESPVSTEEKSKLVEKSSEITFLDEGSLLRCIVRTIPPNGRIRISSTLPNRLGKMLSPLHWHDYKKSYGKLDDFVGSHPELFVIEGDYIQLKEGAQEIIAATAAFAKVKAAASATSSHSSLLPSVAVTPMAQPHRLKREHATSRPGNHTENHLHAQLMNGVSYAVGAVSTVKILSKSKDIAEFSSTEMRSQLPTQFTSGNGATIDRSDAVGSQIRGSVRGRANSNFVVKQQDRTSGTSSNSRR, from the exons ATGGAGGCACCTAGCGGTGTCGCATCCGCACGCGGCGTGTCTCTACCGATGCAATCGGCTCGAAAAGAGTGGCGAGCTGTTCCCGAACAAAACTCTAGCAATGAG GATTTGCTAAGATCAAAGTTAAGGCAATCTGATGAAAGATTGATTTTTGAG CAACCGGTTGATGTGGATTTTTGTTCGATTACGATTGATGGAAGTATGGATAATGAGTTGCAGCAGCGGCTTCGGTCGGTAGTTAAGCAAAAGGAGGAGTTGCAGCATATTGAGACGGAGCTTAGGTCAGAGCTTATTGCACGATCGCAGATTATAGCGTTGCAGAGTACTTATGATTCACAGATTAAGGAGCATGTCAATGCCAATGTCAAGCTTCAA GAGCAATTACGGGATATGGAGCAGGGTATGCATGAACTTGAAAGGGAGATTGAAGTGAAGGAAAGAGAGCTGCATGCAATCAGATTAGATACTCAAGCG GTTTGGGCGAAAGATGATCTTCTCAGAGAACAAAACAAAGAACTGGCAAATTTTAG GAGAGAACGTGATAATTTAGAGGCTGAAAGAGCACAGCATCTTAAGCAAATCCATGATTTTCAAGAGCACATTCAGGAAAAAGAGCGGCAGTTGATGGAGTTGCAAGAACAG CATAGAGTTGTGCAGGAAACTGTAATTTTTAAAGATGAACAATTAAGGGAGGCACAAACATGGATTACGCGAGCCCAGGAAATGGATGCGTTGCAAACTAGTACAAACCAAACCTTACAAGCTGAACTTCGAGAGCGTGTTGAACAGTATAATCAGTTGTGGATGAATTGCCAAAGACAG TTTACCGAGCTTGTGCATACCATACAAGCACTTCAGATCGAGCTGGCAGAACTAAGAGAAAGAAGTGGAACTTACTCTGATGAATCACGTGCTTCCCAGTCTAACTTAAAGGATGCTTCTCAGTCAGGAAACAACAATGGAAGCCAACTGGACACAGGTGGGAATGCTCAAGTTCGTGAATCCAGCACTCTTCCTAATGGTAAACTGGAGAATGATTCATCCATGTCCCAAGGGACTGCTTCTGGACAGGCTGGTCAG ACCAATCATGTTGCTGCTGTTCCTATTGTTCCTCAGTCGCTAGTTCAGGTGCCCACCTATCTCGCTGGGCAAGTGGCTGCTTTGCATCCTTATGTTATGCATCAACAAGCGGTGCAACAATCTGTTTCTTCACATGTTGCTCAGTCTCATACTGCACATTTTCAGTCAGTACCAGCAATGTCATCTCTACAGCATTGGCAGAATCAACAG GCTGCATTAGAAGGTCCACATATGCCAGCTCAGGAACAATATCCCTCATCACAGAATGAACAAATTTTGCTTAGAGCAGAAAATAGTCATGACTATAAAGTTCCTGTAAATGGGAAACCTAGCCAGACAGAGTACATCGATGCTCAAATCAATCAAGGGCTAGAACCTCATGCTGTAGTTCCAACCTTGAATGAGGGAGCACAG GTTCTGGAATCCATTGGTAAACACTACATTATAGATCCTCAATCTCATAACTTGCAACAGTTATCTTCCCAGTTTCAAGAGGGTTTAACATTGGATTCTCTGAAGCATAATAGCGAGCGCGAG AAGAATATTAACACTTTGGGAAATTTTGAGGCCCAAGTTTCTATGACCAAACAACCTAATGCTAAAATATCTCAAGAACCAGTGACAAAGAATATTTTTATGGAGAATGACGGTGCTAATGTAATGTTACCTTCTGAATCTCCCGTCTCAACTGAAGAGAAGTCAAAACTTGTTGAAAAGAGCTCAGAAATTACTTTTCTTGATGAAGGATCATTGTTGCGCTGCATTGTTCGCACAATTCCACCCAATGGTAGAATCAGGATTAGTTCTACG CTACCCAACAGGCTTGGAAAAATGCTTTCACCTTTACATTGGCATGATTACAAGAAAAGTTACGGAAAACTTGATGACTTTGTTGGAAGTCATCCTGAA CTGTTTGTAATTGAAGGTGACTATATCCAGCTTAAAGAAGGCGCTCAAGAGATAATTGCTGCTACTGCAGCTTTTGCGAAAGTTAAAGCAGCTGCTTCTGCAACATCATCGCACTCCTCCCTCTTGCCTTCTGTTGCTGTCACTCCCATGGCTCAGCCACACCGATTAAAAAGGGAGCATGCAACCTCCCGACCTGGAAACCATACTGAAAATCATTTACATGCTCAGCTTATGAATGGTGTTTCATATGCTGTTGGAGCTGTTTCaacagtgaaaattttaagcaAATCGAAAGATATTGCGGAATTTAGTAGCACAGAAATGAGATCTCAGTTGCCTACGCAGTTCACTTCCGGAAATGGAGCGACTATAGATAGATCTGATGCAGTTGGTTCTCAAATCAGGGGTTCAGTCAGGGGCAGGGCTAATTCTAATTTTGTTGTGAAGCAGCAGGACAG GACAAGTGGAACATCTTCGAACTCAAGAAGATA G
- the LOC141689790 gene encoding uncharacterized protein LOC141689790 isoform X5 — MEAPSGVASARGVSLPMQSARKEWRAVPEQNSSNEQPVDVDFCSITIDGSMDNELQQRLRSVVKQKEELQHIETELRSELIARSQIIALQSTYDSQIKEHVNANVKLQEQLRDMEQGMHELEREIEVKERELHAIRLDTQAVWAKDDLLREQNKELANFRRERDNLEAERAQHLKQIHDFQEHIQEKERQLMELQEQHRVVQETVIFKDEQLREAQTWITRAQEMDALQTSTNQTLQAELRERVEQYNQLWMNCQRQFTELVHTIQALQIELAELRERSGTYSDESRASQSNLKDASQSGNNNGSQLDTGGNAQVRESSTLPNGKLENDSSMSQGTASGQAGQTNHVAAVPIVPQSLVQVPTYLAGQVAALHPYVMHQQAVQQSVSSHVAQSHTAHFQSVPAMSSLQHWQNQQAALEGPHMPAQEQYPSSQNEQILLRAENSHDYKVPVNGKPSQTEYIDAQINQGLEPHAVVPTLNEGAQVLESIGKHYIIDPQSHNLQQLSSQFQEGLTLDSLKHNSEREKNINTLGNFEAQVSMTKQPNAKISQEPVTKNIFMENDGANVMLPSESPVSTEEKSKLVEKSSEITFLDEGSLLRCIVRTIPPNGRIRISSTLPNRLGKMLSPLHWHDYKKSYGKLDDFVGSHPELFVIEGDYIQLKEGAQEIIAATAAFAKVKAAASATSSHSSLLPSVAVTPMAQPHRLKREHATSRPGNHTENHLHAQLMNGVSYAVGAVSTVKILSKSKDIAEFSSTEMRSQLPTQFTSGNGATIDRSDAVGSQIRGSVRGRANSNFVVKQQDRTSGTSSNSRR, encoded by the exons ATGGAGGCACCTAGCGGTGTCGCATCCGCACGCGGCGTGTCTCTACCGATGCAATCGGCTCGAAAAGAGTGGCGAGCTGTTCCCGAACAAAACTCTAGCAATGAG CAACCGGTTGATGTGGATTTTTGTTCGATTACGATTGATGGAAGTATGGATAATGAGTTGCAGCAGCGGCTTCGGTCGGTAGTTAAGCAAAAGGAGGAGTTGCAGCATATTGAGACGGAGCTTAGGTCAGAGCTTATTGCACGATCGCAGATTATAGCGTTGCAGAGTACTTATGATTCACAGATTAAGGAGCATGTCAATGCCAATGTCAAGCTTCAA GAGCAATTACGGGATATGGAGCAGGGTATGCATGAACTTGAAAGGGAGATTGAAGTGAAGGAAAGAGAGCTGCATGCAATCAGATTAGATACTCAAGCG GTTTGGGCGAAAGATGATCTTCTCAGAGAACAAAACAAAGAACTGGCAAATTTTAG GAGAGAACGTGATAATTTAGAGGCTGAAAGAGCACAGCATCTTAAGCAAATCCATGATTTTCAAGAGCACATTCAGGAAAAAGAGCGGCAGTTGATGGAGTTGCAAGAACAG CATAGAGTTGTGCAGGAAACTGTAATTTTTAAAGATGAACAATTAAGGGAGGCACAAACATGGATTACGCGAGCCCAGGAAATGGATGCGTTGCAAACTAGTACAAACCAAACCTTACAAGCTGAACTTCGAGAGCGTGTTGAACAGTATAATCAGTTGTGGATGAATTGCCAAAGACAG TTTACCGAGCTTGTGCATACCATACAAGCACTTCAGATCGAGCTGGCAGAACTAAGAGAAAGAAGTGGAACTTACTCTGATGAATCACGTGCTTCCCAGTCTAACTTAAAGGATGCTTCTCAGTCAGGAAACAACAATGGAAGCCAACTGGACACAGGTGGGAATGCTCAAGTTCGTGAATCCAGCACTCTTCCTAATGGTAAACTGGAGAATGATTCATCCATGTCCCAAGGGACTGCTTCTGGACAGGCTGGTCAG ACCAATCATGTTGCTGCTGTTCCTATTGTTCCTCAGTCGCTAGTTCAGGTGCCCACCTATCTCGCTGGGCAAGTGGCTGCTTTGCATCCTTATGTTATGCATCAACAAGCGGTGCAACAATCTGTTTCTTCACATGTTGCTCAGTCTCATACTGCACATTTTCAGTCAGTACCAGCAATGTCATCTCTACAGCATTGGCAGAATCAACAG GCTGCATTAGAAGGTCCACATATGCCAGCTCAGGAACAATATCCCTCATCACAGAATGAACAAATTTTGCTTAGAGCAGAAAATAGTCATGACTATAAAGTTCCTGTAAATGGGAAACCTAGCCAGACAGAGTACATCGATGCTCAAATCAATCAAGGGCTAGAACCTCATGCTGTAGTTCCAACCTTGAATGAGGGAGCACAG GTTCTGGAATCCATTGGTAAACACTACATTATAGATCCTCAATCTCATAACTTGCAACAGTTATCTTCCCAGTTTCAAGAGGGTTTAACATTGGATTCTCTGAAGCATAATAGCGAGCGCGAG AAGAATATTAACACTTTGGGAAATTTTGAGGCCCAAGTTTCTATGACCAAACAACCTAATGCTAAAATATCTCAAGAACCAGTGACAAAGAATATTTTTATGGAGAATGACGGTGCTAATGTAATGTTACCTTCTGAATCTCCCGTCTCAACTGAAGAGAAGTCAAAACTTGTTGAAAAGAGCTCAGAAATTACTTTTCTTGATGAAGGATCATTGTTGCGCTGCATTGTTCGCACAATTCCACCCAATGGTAGAATCAGGATTAGTTCTACG CTACCCAACAGGCTTGGAAAAATGCTTTCACCTTTACATTGGCATGATTACAAGAAAAGTTACGGAAAACTTGATGACTTTGTTGGAAGTCATCCTGAA CTGTTTGTAATTGAAGGTGACTATATCCAGCTTAAAGAAGGCGCTCAAGAGATAATTGCTGCTACTGCAGCTTTTGCGAAAGTTAAAGCAGCTGCTTCTGCAACATCATCGCACTCCTCCCTCTTGCCTTCTGTTGCTGTCACTCCCATGGCTCAGCCACACCGATTAAAAAGGGAGCATGCAACCTCCCGACCTGGAAACCATACTGAAAATCATTTACATGCTCAGCTTATGAATGGTGTTTCATATGCTGTTGGAGCTGTTTCaacagtgaaaattttaagcaAATCGAAAGATATTGCGGAATTTAGTAGCACAGAAATGAGATCTCAGTTGCCTACGCAGTTCACTTCCGGAAATGGAGCGACTATAGATAGATCTGATGCAGTTGGTTCTCAAATCAGGGGTTCAGTCAGGGGCAGGGCTAATTCTAATTTTGTTGTGAAGCAGCAGGACAG GACAAGTGGAACATCTTCGAACTCAAGAAGATA G
- the LOC141689790 gene encoding uncharacterized protein LOC141689790 isoform X4 — MEAPSGVASARGVSLPMQSARKEWRAVPEQNSSNEVQQPVDVDFCSITIDGSMDNELQQRLRSVVKQKEELQHIETELRSELIARSQIIALQSTYDSQIKEHVNANVKLQEQLRDMEQGMHELEREIEVKERELHAIRLDTQAVWAKDDLLREQNKELANFRRERDNLEAERAQHLKQIHDFQEHIQEKERQLMELQEQHRVVQETVIFKDEQLREAQTWITRAQEMDALQTSTNQTLQAELRERVEQYNQLWMNCQRQFTELVHTIQALQIELAELRERSGTYSDESRASQSNLKDASQSGNNNGSQLDTGGNAQVRESSTLPNGKLENDSSMSQGTASGQAGQTNHVAAVPIVPQSLVQVPTYLAGQVAALHPYVMHQQAVQQSVSSHVAQSHTAHFQSVPAMSSLQHWQNQQAALEGPHMPAQEQYPSSQNEQILLRAENSHDYKVPVNGKPSQTEYIDAQINQGLEPHAVVPTLNEGAQVLESIGKHYIIDPQSHNLQQLSSQFQEGLTLDSLKHNSEREKNINTLGNFEAQVSMTKQPNAKISQEPVTKNIFMENDGANVMLPSESPVSTEEKSKLVEKSSEITFLDEGSLLRCIVRTIPPNGRIRISSTLPNRLGKMLSPLHWHDYKKSYGKLDDFVGSHPELFVIEGDYIQLKEGAQEIIAATAAFAKVKAAASATSSHSSLLPSVAVTPMAQPHRLKREHATSRPGNHTENHLHAQLMNGVSYAVGAVSTVKILSKSKDIAEFSSTEMRSQLPTQFTSGNGATIDRSDAVGSQIRGSVRGRANSNFVVKQQDRTSGTSSNSRR, encoded by the exons ATGGAGGCACCTAGCGGTGTCGCATCCGCACGCGGCGTGTCTCTACCGATGCAATCGGCTCGAAAAGAGTGGCGAGCTGTTCCCGAACAAAACTCTAGCAATGAG GTACAGCAACCGGTTGATGTGGATTTTTGTTCGATTACGATTGATGGAAGTATGGATAATGAGTTGCAGCAGCGGCTTCGGTCGGTAGTTAAGCAAAAGGAGGAGTTGCAGCATATTGAGACGGAGCTTAGGTCAGAGCTTATTGCACGATCGCAGATTATAGCGTTGCAGAGTACTTATGATTCACAGATTAAGGAGCATGTCAATGCCAATGTCAAGCTTCAA GAGCAATTACGGGATATGGAGCAGGGTATGCATGAACTTGAAAGGGAGATTGAAGTGAAGGAAAGAGAGCTGCATGCAATCAGATTAGATACTCAAGCG GTTTGGGCGAAAGATGATCTTCTCAGAGAACAAAACAAAGAACTGGCAAATTTTAG GAGAGAACGTGATAATTTAGAGGCTGAAAGAGCACAGCATCTTAAGCAAATCCATGATTTTCAAGAGCACATTCAGGAAAAAGAGCGGCAGTTGATGGAGTTGCAAGAACAG CATAGAGTTGTGCAGGAAACTGTAATTTTTAAAGATGAACAATTAAGGGAGGCACAAACATGGATTACGCGAGCCCAGGAAATGGATGCGTTGCAAACTAGTACAAACCAAACCTTACAAGCTGAACTTCGAGAGCGTGTTGAACAGTATAATCAGTTGTGGATGAATTGCCAAAGACAG TTTACCGAGCTTGTGCATACCATACAAGCACTTCAGATCGAGCTGGCAGAACTAAGAGAAAGAAGTGGAACTTACTCTGATGAATCACGTGCTTCCCAGTCTAACTTAAAGGATGCTTCTCAGTCAGGAAACAACAATGGAAGCCAACTGGACACAGGTGGGAATGCTCAAGTTCGTGAATCCAGCACTCTTCCTAATGGTAAACTGGAGAATGATTCATCCATGTCCCAAGGGACTGCTTCTGGACAGGCTGGTCAG ACCAATCATGTTGCTGCTGTTCCTATTGTTCCTCAGTCGCTAGTTCAGGTGCCCACCTATCTCGCTGGGCAAGTGGCTGCTTTGCATCCTTATGTTATGCATCAACAAGCGGTGCAACAATCTGTTTCTTCACATGTTGCTCAGTCTCATACTGCACATTTTCAGTCAGTACCAGCAATGTCATCTCTACAGCATTGGCAGAATCAACAG GCTGCATTAGAAGGTCCACATATGCCAGCTCAGGAACAATATCCCTCATCACAGAATGAACAAATTTTGCTTAGAGCAGAAAATAGTCATGACTATAAAGTTCCTGTAAATGGGAAACCTAGCCAGACAGAGTACATCGATGCTCAAATCAATCAAGGGCTAGAACCTCATGCTGTAGTTCCAACCTTGAATGAGGGAGCACAG GTTCTGGAATCCATTGGTAAACACTACATTATAGATCCTCAATCTCATAACTTGCAACAGTTATCTTCCCAGTTTCAAGAGGGTTTAACATTGGATTCTCTGAAGCATAATAGCGAGCGCGAG AAGAATATTAACACTTTGGGAAATTTTGAGGCCCAAGTTTCTATGACCAAACAACCTAATGCTAAAATATCTCAAGAACCAGTGACAAAGAATATTTTTATGGAGAATGACGGTGCTAATGTAATGTTACCTTCTGAATCTCCCGTCTCAACTGAAGAGAAGTCAAAACTTGTTGAAAAGAGCTCAGAAATTACTTTTCTTGATGAAGGATCATTGTTGCGCTGCATTGTTCGCACAATTCCACCCAATGGTAGAATCAGGATTAGTTCTACG CTACCCAACAGGCTTGGAAAAATGCTTTCACCTTTACATTGGCATGATTACAAGAAAAGTTACGGAAAACTTGATGACTTTGTTGGAAGTCATCCTGAA CTGTTTGTAATTGAAGGTGACTATATCCAGCTTAAAGAAGGCGCTCAAGAGATAATTGCTGCTACTGCAGCTTTTGCGAAAGTTAAAGCAGCTGCTTCTGCAACATCATCGCACTCCTCCCTCTTGCCTTCTGTTGCTGTCACTCCCATGGCTCAGCCACACCGATTAAAAAGGGAGCATGCAACCTCCCGACCTGGAAACCATACTGAAAATCATTTACATGCTCAGCTTATGAATGGTGTTTCATATGCTGTTGGAGCTGTTTCaacagtgaaaattttaagcaAATCGAAAGATATTGCGGAATTTAGTAGCACAGAAATGAGATCTCAGTTGCCTACGCAGTTCACTTCCGGAAATGGAGCGACTATAGATAGATCTGATGCAGTTGGTTCTCAAATCAGGGGTTCAGTCAGGGGCAGGGCTAATTCTAATTTTGTTGTGAAGCAGCAGGACAG GACAAGTGGAACATCTTCGAACTCAAGAAGATA G